A portion of the bacterium genome contains these proteins:
- the murD gene encoding UDP-N-acetylmuramoyl-L-alanine--D-glutamate ligase, whose product MPIAVLGLGKTGISVARYFAGQGEAVWGIDDNPALDPAGLGPYFAELFLGGRQPDFAKISRFFISPGVDPRHPSAEAARAQGLSLEGELELAFSLTKGRPVIAITGTNGKSTTTSLVGAIYRQAGVKAGVGGNLGTPFLDLVTDPQDFEAFIVEVSSYQLETTKTFKPKVAALLNVTEDHLDRYPSFKEYLAAKARIFACQDENDFSVYNDDDLHCLQAIEATEGRRAPFSTAKKLKGAYFFENRLYWAPHGPVEAEFSLQKSKLLGLHNLENMACAVACAKADGIADAAIQETLDTFQGLPHRIEWVAEIDGVNYYDDSKGTNVGAVVMSLASFDQDVVLILGGKDKGGDYAPLKPLVRHKVRGLVLIGEAKDKIAAALGDAAETVVAASMREAVREARRLAVAGGTVLLSPACSSFDMFRDYHDRGLQFQRAVKELQEGQGAT is encoded by the coding sequence ATGCCAATCGCCGTACTAGGACTCGGCAAAACCGGAATCTCCGTCGCCCGCTACTTCGCCGGCCAAGGCGAGGCCGTCTGGGGCATCGACGACAATCCCGCCCTCGATCCGGCCGGCCTGGGGCCCTATTTCGCCGAGCTCTTTCTCGGCGGCCGCCAACCCGATTTCGCGAAAATCTCGCGCTTCTTCATCAGCCCCGGCGTCGATCCCCGCCATCCTTCGGCCGAAGCCGCCCGGGCCCAGGGCCTGAGCCTCGAAGGCGAGCTCGAGCTGGCCTTCAGCTTGACCAAAGGCCGGCCGGTCATCGCGATCACCGGCACCAACGGCAAATCGACCACCACTTCGCTGGTCGGCGCGATCTACCGCCAAGCCGGCGTCAAGGCCGGCGTCGGCGGCAACCTCGGCACGCCCTTCCTCGACCTGGTGACCGACCCCCAGGACTTCGAAGCCTTCATCGTCGAGGTCTCGAGCTATCAATTGGAAACGACCAAGACCTTCAAGCCCAAGGTCGCGGCCCTGCTCAACGTCACCGAGGATCACCTCGACCGCTATCCTTCCTTCAAGGAGTACTTGGCCGCCAAGGCCCGGATCTTCGCCTGCCAGGATGAAAACGACTTTTCGGTCTATAACGACGACGATCTTCATTGCCTGCAGGCCATTGAGGCCACCGAGGGCCGGCGCGCGCCCTTCAGCACCGCCAAAAAATTGAAGGGCGCCTACTTCTTCGAAAACCGGCTCTATTGGGCGCCCCACGGTCCGGTCGAAGCCGAATTCTCGCTCCAAAAATCCAAGCTGCTCGGCCTCCACAACCTCGAGAACATGGCCTGCGCCGTGGCCTGCGCCAAGGCCGACGGCATCGCCGATGCCGCGATCCAGGAGACCCTCGACACTTTCCAAGGCCTGCCCCACCGCATCGAATGGGTCGCCGAAATCGACGGCGTGAATTACTACGACGACTCCAAGGGCACCAACGTCGGGGCGGTGGTGATGTCGCTGGCCAGCTTCGATCAGGACGTGGTGCTGATCCTGGGCGGCAAGGACAAGGGCGGCGACTACGCCCCGCTCAAGCCATTGGTCCGGCACAAGGTCCGGGGGCTGGTGCTGATCGGCGAGGCCAAGGACAAGATCGCCGCCGCCCTGGGCGACGCCGCCGAAACCGTCGTCGCCGCCTCGATGCGCGAGGCGGTGCGGGAAGCGCGGCGGCTCGCCGTCGCCGGCGGGACGGTGCTGCTCAGCCCGGCCTGCTCCAGCTTCGACATGTTTCGGGATTACCATGACCGCGGCCTGCAATTTCAGCGGGCGGTGAAAGAGCTGCAGGAGGGCCAAGGTGCAACGTAG
- the mraY gene encoding phospho-N-acetylmuramoyl-pentapeptide-transferase, whose amino-acid sequence MLYYFLYPLRTEFIVFNLFKYITFRSFGALLTALVIYLLLGRRFITYLRRNQVGQFIRDEGPKTHFNKKGTPTMGGLLILFSMGISVLLWGNLENAYLWLVLFITFSYGAIGFYDDFKKQIKKVNLGLKARVKFPLQVLIAAIAGVILLTYLDFSTHLVVPFFKDFQPDLGWLYVGLICLVVVGASNAVNLTDGLDGLVAVPNIMAFMTYGVLVYIAGASKIANYLQVIFVPGASELSIFCAAIVGGIVGFLWYNSYPAEIFMGDTGSLSLGGALGMVAILAKAEILLILVGGIFVLETVSVITQVVSFKLTGKRIFKMAPIHHHFELKGWPEPKVITRFWIISFILSLLSLATLKLR is encoded by the coding sequence ATGCTCTATTACTTCCTTTACCCGCTGCGGACCGAATTCATCGTCTTCAATCTGTTCAAGTACATCACTTTCCGCAGCTTCGGCGCCCTGCTCACCGCCTTGGTGATCTACCTCCTGCTCGGCCGGCGCTTCATCACCTATCTGCGCCGCAACCAGGTCGGCCAATTCATCCGCGACGAGGGGCCCAAGACCCACTTCAACAAGAAGGGCACCCCGACGATGGGCGGCCTGTTGATCCTCTTCTCGATGGGGATCTCGGTCCTGCTCTGGGGCAACTTGGAGAACGCCTATCTTTGGTTGGTCCTCTTCATCACCTTCAGCTACGGCGCCATCGGCTTCTACGACGACTTCAAGAAGCAGATCAAAAAAGTGAACCTGGGCCTGAAGGCCCGGGTGAAGTTTCCGCTCCAGGTTTTGATCGCAGCCATCGCCGGCGTGATCCTGCTCACCTACCTCGATTTCTCGACCCACTTGGTGGTGCCCTTCTTCAAGGACTTCCAGCCCGATTTGGGCTGGCTCTACGTCGGCCTGATTTGCCTGGTGGTGGTCGGGGCCTCCAATGCGGTCAACCTGACCGACGGGCTCGACGGCTTGGTCGCGGTGCCCAACATCATGGCCTTCATGACCTATGGAGTCCTGGTCTACATCGCCGGCGCCAGCAAGATCGCCAACTACCTCCAAGTCATCTTCGTGCCGGGGGCCAGCGAGCTGTCGATCTTCTGTGCCGCCATCGTCGGCGGCATCGTCGGCTTCCTCTGGTACAATTCCTATCCGGCCGAAATTTTCATGGGCGACACCGGCTCCCTCAGCCTCGGCGGCGCCTTGGGCATGGTGGCGATTCTGGCCAAGGCCGAAATTTTGCTGATCCTGGTCGGCGGCATCTTCGTTCTCGAGACGGTCTCGGTCATCACCCAGGTCGTTTCCTTCAAGCTGACCGGCAAGCGGATCTTCAAGATGGCGCCGATCCACCACCATTTCGAGCTGAAGGGCTGGCCGGAGCCGAAAGTCATCACCCGTTTTTGGATCATCAGCTTTATTTTGTCGCTGCTGTCGTTGGCGACCTTGAAATTGCGTTAA